In Methanoregula formicica SMSP, the DNA window CGATCAGCACTGACAAACACGAGATCCGGGATGCCGACCTCTGCATTTTCTCGGCCGGGATGCCCCGGGACCCCTCAGTGAAGACACGGGCAGACCTGCTCCTTGCCAACCTGCCGGCAACGAGATCCTGCGCCGGGATGCTCAAAGGGTTTGAAGGGATCCTTGTCACGGTCACAAATCCAATGGACATCAATAATTATACGCTCTGTCGATCAACGGGCATCCCCCGCGAGCGCTGCATTGGTTTCGGGGGCCAGCTCGACAGCAGCAGGTTCGACCTCGCCCTCCGTCAGCGGAACATCCCCGGCCAGCCCTCGGTCATGGGGGAGCATGGCGAGCACCAGGTGCCGGTCTTCTCACGGCTCGACGTGCCCGTAGAAACGCAGACCCGTGAGGAGATCCTCCGCGAGCTGCAGGGCTCGAGCATGGATGTCATAAAGGGCAAGGGCGGAACCGTGTTTGGGCCGGCGCTTCACCTTGCCCGGCTTGCCCGGATGATCCTGAAGGATACGGGAGAAGCGGCTATCTGTTCTGCCGTACTGGATGGAGAGTACGGGCTGGAGGGGTGCTCGCTTGGTGTCCCCGTCCGTGTCTGCAAAGAGGGTATACGGGAAATCGCGGAGTGGGACCTCGACGCATGGGAGTTCGACAAGATGGCCGATGCGGGACAGTTCGTTGCGTCGCTCTGTACTCAGGTGGTGACCTAACTATGGCCTCGCAGTCCACCGGCAGCTGCCTTGACGCGGCCTGCACGCTCGACTCCTATTCCCGCGACATCCGGATCGCGATCAACCAGGTGGAGTACAGCAACTCACCGGGCGGGCCCGTCATCCACATCTTCGGAAGGGACACACGCGGAAAGGCTGTCCGGCTGGATGTGACGGGCTTCAGGCCCTACTTCTATGTTCCGGCCGACCAGGCCGAAAGCACACCAATCCCCCCGCAGGCAACGCTCGAGACTGGGAACACCTACCGCTCGATCCGCGGCGAGCAGCTCCGGAGACTCTTCACCCAGCGGCCCACGGATGTACGGGATGTCCGCGAGCGGTACCGCCACTTCGAGGCAGACATCCCGTTTGCCACCCGGTTCATGATCGACACCGGCCTGACCGGAGGCGTTGCAGCACCGAAAGAGAACATCGACTGGCAGGAAATAACGCCGATCGCTATCGATGCCCCGGCCCGGACCTGCATCATCGATATCGAGTGCGAGGACGAGCGGGGATTCCCCGATCCCCAGCGGGATGCCATCATCTGCATCACCTGCTATGACTCGTTCGACGAGGACTACACCACGTTCCTCTTCTCCGGAAGCCAGATTCCGGCCGCCGTTGCCGTGAAGGTGAAGGAAGGCGGCCTTGATAATGGGTGTTTCCGCGAGGGCACCCATACGATCTGCTCGTATGCCGATGAACCCGCGATGCTCCGGGCATTCACGGCATACATCATTGCCCGCGACCCGGACATCCTCTCGGGCTGGAACTTCGTGGACTTCGACATGCCCTACATCACCGGCAGGATGGAACGGCTGGGGCTGAAATCCGATTCGCTTGCCCGCATCCCGGGTATGACCGAAAGAAATGCCCTCCGCGGCCGGGCGCTCTTCGACCTCCTTACCGCGTACAAGAAGATGCACTCCACGCTGAAGGAGTCCTACCGCCTCGACGCCATTGCAATGGATGAACTCGGGCAGCAGAAGGTCCGGTACACGGGCACGATTTCCGATCTCTGGAAAAAGGAGCCGGCGCTCCTTGTCGAGTACAACTTCAAGGACGTGGAGCTCTGCGTGGGGATCAACAAAAAGGACAACATCATCGGGTTCTACCGCGAGATCGCCCGGTATGTGGGCTGCCCGCTTGACAAGACCCTGAACTCGTCAAGCGTGATTGACGTGTACGTGCTCAGGAAAGCGTTCGGGAACTACGTGCTGCCCTCCAAGGGATTTGCCAATGCGGAAGAGTTCGAGGGAGCAACGGTCTTCGAGCCGAGCAAAGGCGTGCGGGAGAACGTGGTGGTACTCGACCTGAAATCGCTCTATCCGATGGCAATGATGACCATCAATGCTTCGATGGAGACAAAAGACCCTGCCGGCGAACTCCGGGCACCCAACGGGATCCGGTTCCGGAAACAGCCGAACGGGCTGACACGGAGCATCATCGCGGACCTGCTCAAGGAGCGGGACGAGAAGAAGCGGTTGCGCAACACGTTCGCCTTCGGCTCTCCCGAGTACATTATGTACGACATGCAGCAGAACGTGCTGAAAGTGATCATGAACACCTATTACGGCGTCTCGGGATACACCCGGTTCCGGCTCTTCGACCGGGAGATCGGGGCGGCTGTCACCTCCGTGGGCCGTGCGATCATCGAGCACACGCGGCGCGAGATCGAGAAGATGGGCTATACGGTCATCTACGGCGACACGGACTCCTGCATGATCCAGCTCCCGCCGCTCGACCGGGAGAAGACGATCGAGATTGCACGTAGCATTGAAAAACAGCTCAACGCGAGTTACCCGGTCTTTGCAAAAACCGAACTGAACGCCGATGTCAGTTTCTTTTCCATCAAATTCGAGAAGATCTATGCCCGCTTCTTCCAGGCAGGCAAGAAGAAGCGCTACGCAGGATCGCTTGTCTGGAAAGAGGGAAAGGACGTACAGGAAACGGACATTGTCGGCTTCGAGATCAAGCGAAGCGACACACCGCAGATAACAAAGCATGTGCAAAAAACCGTGATGGAACTCATCCTGGACGGCAAGGGGCTCGACGAGGTCAAGGCATTCCTTGGCGAGGTGATCAAAAAATACCGGGCCGGGAAATACACGCTGGATGAGATCGGGATCCCCGGCGGGATCGGGAAGAGCCTCGACGATTACGAGACGGACGATGCACAGGTGCGGGGCGCAAAGTATGCCAACCAGTACCTGCACACGGAGTTCGGGAAGGGCAGCAAGCCCAAGAGGATTTACATCAAGACGGTAACCGCCAAATATCCCAAGACGGACGTGCTCTGCTTCGAGTACGCCGACCAGGTGCCTCCCGAGTTCGTGGTGGACCTCGAACTGATGCTGGAGAAGACCATCAGACAACCGATCTCCCGGATCATCGAGGCGCTCGGCTGGAGCTGGGCGGATGTGGATCCGTCGCGGACTACGCTGGCGCAGTGGGGACTGGGGTAATAACACCCGTAAAAAAGACCCGTATGAGGTGAATTCACTTCACACAAGTACAATGAAAAGTTCGCTCTGCACCTGTGTTTGTCGTACACGTTTCTGTCGATACACCTCAAAATTTTCATGATGAAGCAATCACCTGCATAATTATTTTCAGAGCGATCCTTTTTCTGCAAGAATGGGCATAATTGCCGGTGTAATAATATTTGTTTCGTATGAATGCAAAATTTAACATATAAATTATTCAAATATAAGATCCAATGAACTCAGAAAAAATAATCCTCACAAAAGAACTGTTCCGGGTCCTTTCCTCCGATACTCGCATTACAATCCTGAAAAAACTTGCCCAACGAAGAAGGACGATCAGTGAATTATCACGCGAGTTAAAGATCGCTAAGTCAACAGTACACGAACATCTTGCTCTTATGACTGGTGCGGGGTTGATCACCCCCGTTCCCGATGAACATGAGTGGAAATATTATGAAATAACACAGAATGGTGCAAATTTGCTTGCACCGGAAAATTCAATTCCAATATCCATTCTTCTTACAACAACCGGATTCCTTTTTCTGGCGGGATCCATAACTGCATTTGTCGTTGCCTGGTTCTCGGTGAAGCAACCGCTCGTTTCAACGCCCATGCACGGTGGAGGTTATCCGGGTTATTTATACCCGGACCTCTTGTCAACCAGTATTGGAATTCTTCTTCTCATAGCCGGGATTCTGGTTCTCATCCGGCTATTCAGGATCCGAACATCATTTAAGGCTGATTCCCTCCAGCCCTCCTGATCCGACCATTGTAATTCCGTCCGCAGGCCTTGGATCAACCTTCACAGTTCTTGTGATATCTTTGTAATATAGTCCGGTAAATTCGTGAAGTTGAATTTCGGAGGGCACACACCGTTCCACTTTTTCATATTTCACTGTGTTCGGATAAAACCGAACGCTTTTCAGGGATTGAAATAGAATTGCAGAAAATTTTCTTGTACCCAGAAAGTGATGTTTTCACATTCTGCTGGAAGGGAATATTTCCGATAACGGATAAAGCAGTCCGTTTTCCGGAGAGGTTCCGGATTAAACATTGTCAGGCATGTTTCAGAAACCTTCACAACAAAGTCCTCCGACAAACGCGATACTACGATTTGCACCTCCCTTACCCCACACAGGAATACCGGGATTCTGATCCTGCCTAAGAAATCATATGAATGGAGAAGAACAAACAACCATGAAAAACTCTTTACGAAGTATTGTTTTACTATTGGTACTTCTGTCGTTTCTGACAGTACCAGTACTTGCAACAGATACCAATCTTGCAGTGCCGTATTACCAGCAGGAAACCGATTATTATTGCGGCTCTGCAGTTGCCCAGATGTGGATCGATTTCCACAATAGTTTCGTAAGTCAGAACACGTTGTATACATATATCCAAAACCATAACATCGAATCCGGATGGTCCACCGATCCTCAGGGACTCGAAGACGTTGTGGGAAACTATGTGACAAATCTTATCACTGACGATCACAAGTGGAGTTCAGCTGACGCTGCAATAATGGGTCAGGCTGTGGATATTGTAAACCGGGGAATCCCTTCAGCCTCGTTGATTCATGAGGGGTATCATTGGAATGCAGTAAAAGGTGTGAGTTATACCCTGTACGGGGGCCAGATTTACCAGATCAACGGTGTCTGGGTGCAGGATCCCTGGTACACAATGTCAGCTAATATATATTATGCTGTTAATTCATGGAAGAATGAATTTACTCAGGTCGATTTCCCTTCTTCAACTTGGGATAATTACTGGGTAACGGTCCAGGGTTACTGGGGAAGCCGCGGCGGCGCTCCTGATTACGATAAGGAGATTGAAAACATCCGGTTAATGGATGAATCCGAAGTAAGTACACCCATCACGGCAGAGATTGACATTGCCGGTTTCGCACGCGAACAAATGAATAAACAGAACCTGTTCCAGGAAGAGCTTAAGGGAAGTAGTCCGGGAAATACCGTGCTCGTTCATTCCCTTAACAAAAATTATCCGGATTACTATCTGATTCCGTTTGAAAAGGATGGAGTTCCTGTGGTAGTTTCCAAGGTTGACCTTAAAGGAGATACAGCTGTGTTCAGCGCGGGTGCAGCACTGGAGAAGGGTGCCAGCAGTATAAAACCTGATCTGGATGAAGCGAGAAAAGCCTTGGAATATGCGGGCTATGGAGACCTTGAGAATGCACGCCTTGTATGGAAACCCTGCGAACAGACAATGTCGGAGTTCATGCCGGTATGGGAGTTCTCGAACAATGCTAATGAAATAAAATACGTTGGTTATAACCCGTTCGAACAGAAGGTTATGGTGTACGACAACCTTACTCCCAGTAAGATGAGAGGATAACTCTTCCTCGTACTTTTTTTGTGATTCCTTAACAACGACTAGCAGCCGAGATCCCGGATCATCGAATCGCTCGGCTGGAGCTGGGCCGATGTCGACCCCTCGCAGATGACACTGGCGCAGTGGGGGGGGTAGATACGCATAATCAAATCGCAGTTGGAGATGAGATGTAAAAAACCGACTATATGATGGGGGCTGATGCCCCCATACCCCCATTCATGATAGATGCCGCCGCCCCCGGCGGTGCGCCCCCGCGGCGGTTCAGTGACTAAACGCATAAAAAACCTCCTTGCCCCGCCGTGCCTCGGAGAGGCCCTGAGGCGGGGAGCCCTCGTACCTATTCATCGTATTGTTGGGCATTAGAATTCTGAAATGTGTCAATTTATATCAAAATTATACAGTTGACATTATCTCATTATATAGAAAAAAACAAGCCGGATTATTGTCAACGGGAATAACAAGTGGATGACTTTAATCCAAAATGCGGCGAGATTAAAATATTGTTTATTTTTTTGTATCTAATGTGAAATACAACCTATATTTATATCCCATTTTTGGATTTAAAACCGTCCATTCTACTTTATAATCTGAATAAAACGGAATTATATGATTATCCTGTAGCTCTTTTTCGCTCAGAATCATCCTTTGATCTGATGAATCAGTAATTTGGAAACACAAACTCCCCATATGAGGTAGAGAATCAATTTCGGCACATTGTTTTATTCTATATTTTTCTCTTGCCTTACCCACCAACAATATTTGAAAACTGAGGCGTTCAGATACATGATTGATATCGACAGATACATAGTCTACTTTCCCACTAAGTGCATCATTGTACGCTGTGGTTCGATAACTTACTTCAAATTCTTTAGACTCGTTTGTTCGTAGATCTAACGGTACAAAAAATTTCAAAATATATACAGAATCATCATCCTTCTTTTTATGATTGTAATGCAATGGGGGCCTTGAAGTGAGCGTTCGGATCTCTGTTTCAGATAGTGGAGTCTCCTTTTTTATTATTGGCTCGGCAATTGTTGGTTTAATTGGATCTGCCGGGGGTCTTCCATTAAATTTAAAATTAATATCTTCGTACGATGGAACCCACCGGTTAGATTTGACCACAATCTGGTATTTCTGATATCGCTCTTCCATTTTATTTTGGATTTTCCTCGTTATTGATGACGTTGCAGTATTGTCGGTAATAGTTTCATCATCAAAAATAACTTCTCTAATCAAATATTGCAGTTTTAAGTCTTGAGCAATGTTTTCAAACAGACGAATCTTTTCATCATATTGGGATAAATCTTTGATATACAATGTTGCTAAGATAATTACGCCAACCAAAAAAATACCAATTACATAATAAATTTTGAGGGTAACATCTGAAATTAGGGAGAATAGGTATACCATTATTGCGGTCAGAATCAGAATCATCATGAATCTGAAATAAGCGAAAAAATTTTCAATTAACCATTTCCAAGCTCTACGAATAAAAAGATTCATATTATAAAAAAGGAGAGAGATTTTAATAATATTTTCTATAAAATATCTTCTTCGCCAACTAGGATATCTTCTTCACCGACATACAATGCAACCGGGGTCTGCCTTGGACTCATCATATCCCTAACTTATGAACTACTATTACATAAATATGTAGGTACCGACAGTAGACAGGGATTCCATTCCTCCAGAATTTTGACAGGTTGTGCTGATAAAACCTGCTTCTCGCCAACTTGACAGCACCGTAAAAACAAACACTAAATTCGACATTCACTTCCCGCTCAGCCGCTCGTTCAGCTTCTTGATCTGGTCCCGCAGCGCAATCGCCTTCTCGAAATCGAGACCCTCGGCAGCGTCCCGCATCTGCTTCTCGAGATCGATGATAACGTTCGGGATCTCGGTTTTCGGCACGTGCTTGGTGTCGGTGACCTCGACCTCTTTCTCCTTGATCGGCTTGATGATGGTCTGCGGGACGATGTTGTGCTTTTTGTTGAATGCAACCTGGAGCGTGCGCCGGCGTTTTGTCTCGGCAATCGCCCGCTTCATGGAATCGGTCATGTTGTCACCGTACAGAACAACCTTCGCGTTCACGTTCCGGGCTGCACGGCCGATGATCTGGATCAGGCTCCGGGCATCGCGGAGGAAACCCTCTTTGTCTGCGTCAAGAATCGCGATGAATCCGACCTCAGGGATATCAAGGCCCTCACGGAGCAGGTTGATCCCGACCAGGACATCGAACTTGCCGAGCCGGAGCTGCCGGATGATCTCGCTCCGCTCCAGCGTCTGGATCTCGGAGTGGAGGTAGCGTGTCCGGATCTTCCGATTCGAGAGGAACTCGGAGAGTTCCTCGGCGAGCTTCTTGGTCAGGGTGGTGATAAGGACGCGGTCGCCCCGCGCAATGGTCTTCTCCACTTCACGGATCACGTCATCCGTCTGCCCCTCGATGGGACGGACCTCGACCTCCGGGTCAACAAGGCCGGTGGGCCGGATGATCTGCTCGACCGCTTTTCCGGATTTCTTCAGCTCATAATCGCCCGGTGTTGCCGAAACGAAAATCACCGAATTCATGTACTGCTCGAACTCGTGGAACTTCAGGGGCCGGTTGTCGTACGCGCTCGGGAGCCGGAACCCGTAGTCGATCAGCGCTTTCTTGCGCGAACGGTCACCGTTGTACATCCCGTGGAGCTGGGGGATCATCTGGTGGCTCTCATCGATGATCATCAGGAAATCGTCCGGGAAATAGTCAAGCAGGCAGTAGGGTTTCTCGCCCGCGTTCCGGCCATCGAAATGCCGGGAATAGTTCTCGATGCCCTTGCAGGAACCGGTCTCCTCGATCATCTCGATATCGTACCGGGTCCGCTGTTCGAGCCGGTGGGCCTCGATCAGGCCGTGGATGGGGAGCACTTCGCCAAGCTCCTTCCGGATTGATGCAATGGCAGATTTCCGGGCGCTCTCGGGAGTAACGAAGTGGCGGGCAGGATAGACATAGAAATACTTCATCTCCTCGTTCACGGCACCGGTGTTCTTGTCCACCTCGCGGATCCGCTCGATCTCGTTGCCGAAGAGCTCGATACGGATGATGTTGTTGAAGTACCCGGGGATGAAGTCGATGGTGTCGCCCTTGACCCGGAACCGGCCCGGCATCAGTTCAAGATCGTTTCGCTCGAAGAGGATGTCGATGAGCCGGCTCATGATGTCGTTCCGCGAGATCTTCTGGCCCACGGTCAGCTCAAAACCCATGTTCCGGAAGTTCTCCGGGTTGCCGAGGCCGTAGATGCAGGAGACGGATGCGACCACGATCACGTCCTTTCGGAACGACAGCGACGCAGTTGCAGACAGCCGGAGCTGCTCGATCTTCGGGTTGATAGCAGAGTCTTTCTCGATGTACTGGTCCTTTGCCGGGATGTAGGACTCGGGCTGGTAGTAGTCGTAGTACGAGACAAAGTATTCCACACGGTTGTTCGGGAAGAAGTCGCAGAATTCAGAGTAGAGCTGGGCGGCAAGCGTCTTGTTGTGGGCGAGGACGAGCGTAGGCTTCTGCGCTGCCGCGATCACGTTTGCCATCGTGAAGGTCTTGCCGGAGCCGGTGACCCCGAGCAGGGTCTGGTACTGCTTTTGCTCTTCCAGTCCTTTTGTCAGCTCTTTGATAGCTTCCGGCTGCGAGCCGGCCGGGCCGAAACTGGAGACGAGCTGGAATTCTGTCACGGTGCTTAGGATCTTGGAACGGGATATTAAAAGGGATGGGGATGCGGCAGGAAAGTGATCCCGGGATCCCGTGGGGGCGGGGGAAGAAAGAGACTCTCCCCGGCATACTTCCCTACGACGGAGAATGTGAGGGAGCCGCAGGCCAAAAAATTCGGCAGTGGAAACGGTGCCAACACCCACGGAAATTTTTCCGATATTTGAGTATTTTCAGAATCGGGGCGTTTTAATCAGGAATAAAACGTGCTTTTTAGCGGCCTGTAAAAATGCGCAAAAATCGCACAGCCAGCACTCCGATCCAGAGTCCGGAGGCCAACCGGCGACCGCCATGAACGAAATTTTTACCCAGACCGAGGGTGAGAAAATCCGGAAAACAAATTTTTATAAAAAACTATGATTTTGCCATCCGGCACATGCTATGAGACGCCGGGAGGCATCGTTGGTGCAGGATGTGCTTTTTCTGCTGCTGATATCAACCGGGGAGAGCCCTTCCCTGCCGTCAGACCGTGCCCTTTACCCGGTGCAGCATCATGGTCAGCGCAAAGGAGTTTCCACCGGTGTCCTTCCCGCTGGAATACGTCAGCACAACAAACATCGTATCCGGATCAATCAGCGTGCCCTTTGCCCAGCCACCCGGCTGGTCGATGATCGTGAGGGATTTCCCCTCCGGATCAACAATGCCGAGAACGGTCTGGTTTACATCAGGGCCATAGGGCTGCCGAAAGAGCTTGAAGCCTTTGACAACGGCACCTTCCTGCGATGAAAATACCCACGTGTTCTGCCCGATCGTGACATCCTGGATGGTGGTGTTCAGGTTCCAGCCGGCCTCGTCTGTGGATTTCCAGGTACCGGTGATGTCCGGATAACTGGCGGCAGATGACAATGTGTGCGTGGCCGGTGAAGCCGGGGGAGAGGCGGGTGTTGTTGTGCATCCCGCACAGAAAAGGAGTGCAATGAGGAGAGATGCAACGCAGACTGATGAAATGCTTTTTTTCATAACCGGAATAATCCCGCTGAATTATTATTGGTTCCGGGACATGCCGCGGAGGTCCTGCCACCTGTTTCCTGAAGTCACGTATCGGACGCGAGCAGTGTTTCCACCCACGCACGGTTCGCCCGGAGCGCACAGCCGCCTTCCGATTCAGAAAGGAGAGACGGTTCCTCGCGCAACCGGGCAAGCAGCCGTGACCTGAGAGCGTCTTGTAATGGGACCTTTACAAGATTCGCATCAGAGTACGGCGCTGCCGGGCAGGGTTCGAGATTTCCTGACGGGCTCACGTGCACAAACCCGCGGCCTGCTGCAAGGCACCCGCCGTACTCATCCTCATCGCCAGGAAATCCGATGAAGAGCCCCGGGAACTTCCGGTTGAAGTCTGCAAGAACGATCTGCAGGACCTTCTTCTGCTCGTGGGTGAGCACGAGAGGTTCTGTACCCGGTTCCATCGGCACATACTCAACGAACGCGAGGACGCGTGCCCCGGCGGAAAGCATCTCCCGGGCGAAGGCTTCGCCCGTCACTTGCGGGAAATTTTCACGTGACGTAGTGACTGAGACACCGAAGAAGATACTGCGCTGCTTCAGCCGGGCACAGACCGCAAGCAGCCGGTCGTAAACCCCCTCCCCCCGGCGTGCATCGGTCTCCTCCCGGAATCCTTCGAAACTGATGACGGGAACGATGTTCCGGTGCTGTGCGATGGTCGCGGCGACAGCATCATCGATTAAGAGACCGTTCGTGAAGACCGGGAAGAGGACTTCCGGATGGCTCTGTGCCAGAGCAAGGATCTCATCAAGCCTCACCAGCGGTTCGCCGCCGGCAATTACGATGACCGAGACCCCGAGTTCTGCTGCCTGGCCGACAACGCCAACAAGGATCTCCCGGCTCATCTCGGGTGCCGGTTTCTCGTGGCGCCCGTGCATGTAGCAGCCGGCGCAGGCGAGGTTGCAGCGCGAGGTGATGCTCGTAATCATCACCGGTGGAACGATCAGGCCATTGTTCTCGTGACGCTTCCGCATTGCGGCTGCTTTTTTCTGGTGGTGGAGGATAACAGTACCGGAAATAGCAAGAGAGGGATCGTGAGCGATTATCCGGAGTGCCTGTGCCAGCGTGTCACTGATGGTTGTATCAAACCTGTCGCGAAAATTCCCGGTATCCATGTCCTGCTCCCGATTATTCCGGTTGTAATACCGGACTCTTCCTGTTCCACCGCTGCACCGCAGTCACGAACCAGCCGGCAATCGCACCCAGCACGATGACAAAGGCGAGAATACTGAAACCAAATTTGAGCAGTGTCGCAGCCATCGTGATCTGGGCAATACTGTACATCTCCATCGGCCACGCGAGGAGCATCGCGATGATCCCGATGTTCTCCAGGTAATCGAAGAGGGCCCCGATAACCGGGATAACGTTGAGCCGGTGCCACCGGCTTTTTTCAGGAAGCCATTTTTTCAGGAACCCCGTGATGAGCGTCGAGAGGAAGAGTGCATAGAAGAACGGGACGAGAAGATCGAGCGGCACGATATGCGTCAGCTCAAATGCCCGCCCCGCATCACCCATTGCCGCGAGGAACGCATACGCCTGTTCCGGCGTGTAGAACACTTCCATGTCAAGGATGCCCACCCCGCCGGTAATTGACTTCAGCTCCACTACCCCGAAGGGCCTCCCGTTGACAAGGAAGCCGGTGATGAGGACCCCGGCAAGGGAAAGAAGGATGGTGCCAGGGGATGAAAGCGCGATGATCCGGTCGGAGAGATCGTCAAGGATCTTCTTCCCGCTCCCGATTCCGTCCATCACGAATCCCTCCGTTGTTCATTCGTTTTCCATCCGTATGAGATGACGCCTTTTGGGCATGCGTCGGCGCAGCTGGCGCAGAGGATACAGTCGGCATTTTCCATCTCATCCTTCCGGACCATGCCATTCACGTCAAGGCCCATCGGGCATGCCTTCGAGCACTTCTGGCAGTCGATACAGCGCGATGCGTCTGCAGAGAGACCCAGCGCCGGCCAGTGGATCAGGTTCCGGATCTTCCGCCCTGCTACCATGATACCGGCTATCGGGCAGAAGACATGGCAGGTCCCGCGCTTTCCGGTGATGAACGCGATGATGATGATGAACAGGAAGATTATACCCACCATCATCAGGACCTGGACCGACGAGATCGAGATGCCGTTCACGGTGCCGTAGATGGGGTCCACCGAACGGATCCCGCCGGCCTGGAAAAAGGCGAGCGCGAGCATGCCCAGCCAGATGGCGGTGATGCCGTACTTGATCCAGTTGCGCCAGCCTTCCTTCACGGTATGCTTAATGACCGGCGAACAGATCTCCTGCCATGCCCCCATCGGGCAGAGCCAGCCGCACCAGAGCCGGGCAACGACAAGCGAGAGGAGGAAGAGCGCAATGTACAGCAGCAGGCTGCCCGTTGCCACGCCTTCCCCGGCACCCATCATGACGATGATGGGCGAGATGTAGAAGATAGTGACCGGGATTAAGATAAAGGACAGGATCAGGATCCACTTCCGGATGTTCTGGCGTGACGATGCTTGTTTGGTTTCTGGTTTTTCCGTCATGGTAATTTTCTCAGTCAGGGTTGGTTTTCCAGCGCTTCCCCGCGCTGGGCTTTCATATCCGCGATCTTCAGGTCAGGGTGCCGGTACCTGCCCCGGTTCTTTGTCTTCTCTGTCCATTGGATTGCTTTTGCCGGGCAGAGGTTCAGGCAGGCCATGCAGAGCTCGCAGTGGTGCTGCCACTGCGGTTTCTCGTCCACCATCTCGATGTTCCTGACCGGGCAGACCCGCGAGCAGGTGCCGCAGTGCGTGCATTTCTCATCGGA includes these proteins:
- a CDS encoding 4Fe-4S binding protein, whose protein sequence is MTEKPETKQASSRQNIRKWILILSFILIPVTIFYISPIIVMMGAGEGVATGSLLLYIALFLLSLVVARLWCGWLCPMGAWQEICSPVIKHTVKEGWRNWIKYGITAIWLGMLALAFFQAGGIRSVDPIYGTVNGISISSVQVLMMVGIIFLFIIIIAFITGKRGTCHVFCPIAGIMVAGRKIRNLIHWPALGLSADASRCIDCQKCSKACPMGLDVNGMVRKDEMENADCILCASCADACPKGVISYGWKTNEQRRDS